The following proteins are encoded in a genomic region of Candidatus Paracaedibacteraceae bacterium:
- a CDS encoding type II toxin-antitoxin system RelE/ParE family toxin, with translation MKWNVIVHPKAKKEIEALPIDMRAKLVRILELMQATSPFEIKEPLVKNLGGKLMEIRLQGKDGIARVLYVLVKEKRIALIHAFVKKTQKTPRTAIECALRRAGEIEHE, from the coding sequence ATGAAATGGAACGTGATTGTACACCCTAAAGCTAAAAAAGAAATCGAAGCTCTGCCGATAGATATGAGAGCGAAACTTGTACGCATATTAGAATTAATGCAAGCAACAAGCCCTTTTGAGATTAAAGAACCGCTCGTTAAAAATCTAGGAGGAAAGCTCATGGAAATTAGGTTACAAGGAAAAGACGGGATCGCACGCGTACTATATGTTCTTGTAAAAGAAAAACGTATTGCATTAATCCATGCGTTTGTAAAGAAAACACAAAAAACACCAAGAACAGCTATTGAATGTGCCTTAAGAAGAGCAGGAGAAATTGAACATGAATAA
- a CDS encoding helix-turn-helix transcriptional regulator — protein sequence MNKFLNFDDLKKEWMQDPNFEREYNSLELEFEIALELLNARKKSGLTQKEIAERMGTTQSVVARLESGKAIPNIKTLEKYAQATGGHIHFSIT from the coding sequence ATGAATAAATTTCTGAATTTTGACGATTTAAAAAAAGAATGGATGCAAGACCCAAACTTTGAAAGAGAGTATAATAGCCTAGAATTAGAGTTTGAAATTGCTCTGGAACTTTTGAATGCGCGCAAGAAATCAGGGCTAACTCAAAAAGAAATTGCCGAACGAATGGGAACGACACAGTCTGTTGTGGCGCGTCTAGAGTCAGGCAAAGCTATCCCCAATATTAAAACACTAGAAAAATATGCACAAGCAACAGGCGGCCACATCCATTTTTCCATTACATAA